Proteins found in one Promicromonospora sukumoe genomic segment:
- a CDS encoding NADPH-dependent F420 reductase: MRIAILGTGPVGIALGNAFIAAGHDVVYGSRSPEKDGRPAPVTTTAIAADSADLILTALPGAAAISTLEAVGDDVLAGKIVLDVSNAVTPEGALAYPNDSVGRLMQERFPDAKVVKSLSTMYHGVMTDPTALGATTVYVSGNDDDAKNVVKSLLSDLGWPEASQFDLGGIETAVGPEHYIPLFFMTLQAVGAPVFNINVVR; encoded by the coding sequence ATGAGAATCGCCATCCTCGGCACCGGCCCGGTCGGCATCGCACTCGGCAACGCTTTCATCGCTGCGGGCCATGACGTGGTCTACGGCTCACGCTCGCCAGAGAAGGACGGTCGGCCCGCGCCCGTTACGACAACAGCAATCGCCGCCGACTCCGCCGACCTGATCCTCACGGCCCTGCCGGGCGCAGCGGCCATCTCGACGCTTGAGGCTGTCGGGGACGACGTGCTCGCGGGCAAGATCGTGCTCGACGTCTCGAACGCCGTCACTCCCGAGGGCGCACTCGCCTATCCCAACGACAGCGTCGGACGCCTCATGCAGGAACGCTTCCCCGACGCCAAGGTTGTGAAGTCGCTGAGCACGATGTACCACGGAGTAATGACCGACCCGACTGCGCTCGGCGCCACAACGGTCTATGTCTCGGGCAATGACGACGATGCGAAAAACGTCGTGAAGTCGCTCCTGAGCGACCTGGGTTGGCCGGAGGCAAGCCAGTTCGACCTCGGCGGCATCGAGACTGCTGTCGGGCCGGAGCACTACATCCCGTTGTTCTT
- a CDS encoding CshA/CshB family fibrillar adhesin-related protein, producing the protein MSVSVGGTVSMRQRQLNRNRRTRASGAILLVAALLCSLLPLLSTAPPAAAATNANCSTADEGSGRYASTLCWFDFSGYDPAQAMSAEGQDVSVALPGGSTLTFILKASGGQVRGDSFPTYSAAYLGNGSYTGVGGRPALYQTGNSTTSDLVLSRIALTTAGGERSTAFSLVGADAESTDANESIAWNSSDPLYSLTAEAGGAGIGNACARGYSGLGTRTVTCSGAGSARKTGTAIVASQAPDTFSQRMVGGGRQAVAFGVLLSRIELDKEVGSRFTGDAFEVAISDEAGNRLFDASTGPTGTSATTGQQTVLTTDRGATFRFSERATSGTLDRYDETWSCTRNGQDDPTLPSGREVGPAADVHLGIGDFVSCTITNTAKPTSLLLQKRSGDPDDVNVNGLPDVGDLVRYTFDVTNTGDLPVEAITVDDPKIGTVTCPAGTLELGETVTCTADELYTVTAEDQADGSVDNTATASGTTEGTEDPVTSNESSTTTPLTAAEPAIALTKIATPHDEASFVVDQEIAYSFVVTNTGNVPLDDVTVDEAAFSGTGDLSAIDCPGTRLEPDRSMTCTATYTLTQGDIDATRVTNTAQATGRPVGGGDPVSADDSAEIPGVADPLIGLEKSVEPETARAAGETVEYTFHVINQGNITLTDPQVTETAFTGTGEAPTVSCPAGPLPPGAAVDCTALYTLTQDDVDAGVVDNAATATATPSAGDPPVSEESTARVTIPETNTGITILKSADTSTYTEIGQTVTYTFEVTNTGNRSLDDVVVEDTQFTGSGELADVVCPARTLGGGASMSCSATYEITQADLDAGTVYNAATASGTPTGATDPISTAPSDVTITAEQQAAISLVKTADPTQASQGDQIQYVFRVTNTGNVTLADPRIDETEFSGTGELSDVSCPTGPLAPGASVDCTGSYTVTAADRTAEIVENTAVATARPPVGVDPPRSNESSASVRILNPAIALEKAADRTGLSVDDTITYTFKVTNTGNVPLQDVTVAETRFTGSGALSAVDCPETTASLAPGDVVNCTATYRVTQDDVDAGSIDNTAVASGAPSSGDPVESDPSAVRITEAPVAGLSLLKTADLQRVTRPGQVITYSFVLTNTGSVTLTNPTVQEQEFSGRGVLSPVTCPADVRLLPGESITCTATYEVVAADLTGGPLTNVATGTAVDPHDDPETSPPSREDVTTERDGDLANTGFDAGTLTMAAAALVLLGLLLTALPRLWRRVLSVALR; encoded by the coding sequence ATGTCCGTGAGCGTAGGGGGAACCGTAAGCATGCGTCAGAGGCAACTCAACCGAAACCGTCGGACTCGGGCGTCCGGGGCGATCCTGCTGGTGGCAGCTCTCCTCTGCTCCCTCTTGCCGCTCCTTTCAACAGCACCGCCTGCTGCGGCAGCGACGAATGCGAACTGTTCGACGGCGGACGAAGGGTCGGGCCGCTATGCGTCGACTTTGTGCTGGTTCGATTTCTCTGGCTATGACCCGGCGCAAGCCATGAGCGCGGAAGGCCAGGACGTGTCGGTCGCCCTTCCCGGTGGATCCACACTGACGTTCATTCTCAAGGCATCGGGCGGGCAGGTCCGGGGAGATTCCTTCCCAACATATTCAGCGGCATATCTCGGTAACGGCTCCTACACCGGTGTCGGCGGGCGCCCTGCCCTGTACCAAACGGGGAATAGCACCACCTCGGACCTCGTCCTGAGCAGAATTGCTCTCACGACAGCCGGGGGCGAACGGTCCACCGCTTTCTCGCTCGTCGGCGCGGACGCCGAGAGCACGGACGCGAACGAATCGATCGCCTGGAATTCCAGCGACCCCCTGTACTCGCTCACTGCGGAGGCAGGCGGCGCGGGTATCGGAAATGCGTGTGCTCGCGGGTACTCGGGGCTCGGCACGCGCACCGTCACCTGCTCCGGCGCGGGCAGTGCCAGAAAGACCGGCACGGCGATCGTCGCCAGCCAGGCTCCGGACACCTTCAGCCAGCGCATGGTGGGAGGAGGCCGTCAGGCCGTCGCCTTCGGTGTGCTCCTGTCGCGGATCGAGCTGGACAAGGAAGTCGGCTCCCGTTTTACCGGGGACGCCTTCGAGGTGGCCATCAGCGACGAGGCGGGCAACCGGCTGTTCGATGCGTCGACCGGCCCCACCGGGACCTCGGCGACCACCGGGCAGCAGACGGTCCTCACCACGGACCGGGGCGCCACCTTCCGGTTCTCCGAGCGAGCCACCAGCGGCACCCTCGACCGGTACGACGAGACCTGGTCGTGCACACGCAACGGTCAGGACGATCCGACGCTGCCCAGCGGCCGCGAGGTCGGTCCCGCGGCCGACGTGCACCTGGGCATCGGCGACTTCGTGTCGTGCACGATCACAAACACCGCCAAGCCCACCAGCCTCCTGCTGCAGAAGCGGTCTGGTGACCCGGACGACGTGAACGTCAACGGGCTGCCCGACGTCGGTGACCTCGTCCGGTACACGTTCGACGTCACCAACACCGGCGACCTGCCTGTCGAGGCGATCACCGTCGACGACCCGAAGATCGGCACCGTTACGTGCCCTGCGGGAACGCTGGAGCTGGGGGAGACGGTGACCTGCACCGCCGACGAGCTGTACACCGTGACCGCTGAGGACCAGGCGGACGGCTCGGTCGACAACACCGCGACGGCCTCCGGCACCACCGAAGGCACCGAAGACCCGGTGACCTCCAACGAGTCCTCCACGACGACACCGCTGACCGCCGCCGAGCCGGCGATCGCCCTGACGAAGATCGCGACGCCGCACGACGAAGCGTCGTTCGTGGTGGACCAAGAGATCGCCTACAGCTTCGTCGTGACCAACACCGGCAATGTCCCGCTCGATGACGTGACCGTCGATGAGGCCGCGTTCTCCGGCACTGGCGACCTCTCCGCCATCGACTGCCCCGGGACGCGGCTCGAGCCGGACCGCTCGATGACCTGCACCGCCACGTACACGCTGACCCAGGGCGACATCGACGCCACACGCGTCACGAACACGGCGCAGGCCACCGGCAGGCCGGTCGGGGGTGGTGACCCGGTGAGCGCCGACGACAGTGCCGAGATCCCTGGCGTGGCGGACCCGCTGATCGGCCTGGAGAAGTCGGTCGAACCTGAGACGGCCCGCGCCGCGGGGGAGACGGTCGAGTACACCTTCCACGTCATCAACCAGGGCAACATCACGCTCACCGACCCGCAGGTGACCGAGACCGCGTTCACGGGCACCGGTGAAGCGCCCACCGTGAGCTGCCCCGCCGGCCCGCTCCCGCCTGGGGCGGCCGTGGACTGCACCGCCCTGTACACGCTGACCCAAGACGACGTCGATGCCGGCGTCGTCGACAACGCCGCGACAGCCACCGCGACACCCAGCGCCGGTGATCCACCGGTCTCTGAGGAGTCCACGGCCCGGGTGACGATCCCGGAGACGAACACCGGCATCACGATCCTCAAGTCTGCCGACACAAGCACCTACACGGAGATCGGGCAGACCGTCACCTACACCTTCGAGGTCACCAACACCGGCAACCGGTCGCTGGACGACGTCGTGGTCGAGGACACGCAGTTCACCGGTAGCGGAGAACTTGCCGACGTCGTGTGCCCCGCACGGACCCTCGGCGGCGGTGCGTCGATGAGCTGTTCGGCCACCTACGAGATCACGCAGGCAGACCTCGACGCGGGCACCGTCTACAACGCGGCGACCGCCTCCGGGACACCCACCGGCGCGACCGACCCGATCAGCACCGCACCGAGCGACGTCACCATCACCGCTGAGCAGCAGGCAGCCATCAGTCTCGTCAAGACGGCCGACCCGACCCAGGCCTCGCAGGGCGACCAGATCCAGTACGTCTTCCGGGTGACGAACACCGGCAACGTGACGCTCGCGGACCCGCGCATCGACGAGACGGAGTTCTCGGGCACCGGTGAGCTCAGCGATGTGAGCTGCCCGACGGGCCCGTTGGCGCCCGGCGCATCCGTCGACTGCACGGGTTCCTACACCGTGACTGCCGCCGACCGCACCGCAGAGATCGTCGAGAACACCGCTGTGGCGACGGCGCGGCCACCCGTAGGCGTGGACCCGCCCCGTTCGAACGAGTCGTCGGCGTCCGTGCGGATCCTCAACCCGGCGATCGCTCTGGAGAAGGCCGCGGACCGCACCGGCCTGAGCGTCGATGACACCATCACCTACACCTTCAAGGTCACGAACACCGGCAACGTCCCACTCCAGGACGTCACCGTTGCCGAGACCCGGTTCACCGGCTCGGGTGCGCTCTCCGCAGTGGACTGCCCCGAGACGACCGCATCGCTTGCTCCGGGCGATGTCGTGAACTGCACAGCCACCTACCGGGTGACGCAGGACGACGTGGACGCGGGGTCCATCGACAACACTGCCGTCGCATCCGGCGCCCCCTCCTCGGGCGATCCGGTCGAGTCGGACCCGTCCGCCGTCCGGATCACCGAGGCGCCGGTCGCTGGGCTCAGCCTTCTCAAGACCGCTGACCTCCAACGGGTCACCCGTCCTGGCCAGGTCATCACGTACTCGTTCGTCCTGACGAACACCGGCAGCGTGACCCTGACGAACCCCACCGTGCAGGAGCAGGAGTTCTCCGGACGCGGCGTTCTCTCACCCGTGACGTGTCCCGCTGATGTGCGCCTGCTCCCGGGCGAGTCGATCACCTGCACCGCCACCTACGAGGTCGTCGCCGCCGACCTGACGGGCGGCCCCCTGACGAACGTGGCGACAGGCACGGCCGTCGACCCTCACGACGATCCCGAGACCTCACCTCCGTCGCGCGAAGACGTCACGACGGAACGGGACGGTGACTTGGCGAACACCGGCTTCGACGCCGGCACGCTCACAATGGCCGCCGCCGCGCTCGTGCTGCTCGGACTGCTGCTCACTGCCCTTCCGCGGCTGTGGAGAAGAGTGCTTAGCGTCGCCCTGCGCTGA
- a CDS encoding SDR family oxidoreductase: MLGARGRPQGITINNIQPGPVDTDANPADGPSSDLQRSLMPIGRYGTVTEIASLVAYLAGPESSLINGASIDIDGGFSA; the protein is encoded by the coding sequence GTGCTTGGCGCCAGAGGTCGACCTCAGGGCATCACCATCAACAACATCCAGCCAGGACCTGTCGACACGGACGCCAACCCCGCTGACGGGCCTTCCTCGGACCTTCAGCGGTCTCTCATGCCGATCGGCCGCTACGGCACCGTCACCGAGATAGCCTCACTGGTCGCTTACCTCGCCGGCCCGGAGTCCTCGCTCATCAACGGGGCGTCGATCGACATCGACGGCGGCTTCAGTGCATGA
- a CDS encoding MFS transporter, whose amino-acid sequence MSADGTSAALALSSRATAVATAAVLTLQLMLTVDAQVMTVSLPAIQRELGFSPSALSWIPNAYAIAFGGLVLLGGRIGDTFGRARVFLFGTGLFVVASLVGGLSSSPEVLIGARVVQGVASATAAPAVLALVSTMAKDENARRKVLASFTVVSAVGASAGLVLGGVLTDLLSWRWGLLINVPIGIVVIIVVRKLVRDGAPHATGKFDVPGAAFATLGSVALVWGFVNAGDNGWTSAGTPLFFGAALVSIALLVLVERRAVNPLIAIHLLKQRARVGALANMGLTLGAQASMLFFIAQYLQRVLDFSPLLAGVGFLPLTATIFIVTRWVPGWAGRLGSRPLLLVGGALLVASFLGWSGLDTSSTYWHVVIPLVIHAFGCALIFTAGTLLAMDGVPDSDAGSASGMLQMIQQIGGALGIAIVVSVYATGSVTGQFVPGLQGAFFTGGGLAALAAIIASVTVGSRRRSRWPQELEGTGASYPQIPAKP is encoded by the coding sequence ATGAGCGCCGACGGAACTTCCGCGGCGCTTGCCCTGTCATCGCGGGCCACCGCCGTCGCGACAGCCGCGGTGCTCACACTTCAGCTCATGCTCACGGTCGATGCGCAGGTCATGACCGTCTCGCTGCCCGCCATCCAGCGTGAGCTCGGCTTCAGCCCGTCGGCGCTCTCGTGGATTCCTAACGCTTACGCGATCGCTTTCGGAGGCTTGGTCCTTCTGGGAGGTCGGATCGGCGACACCTTCGGGCGTGCGCGCGTCTTCCTGTTCGGTACCGGTCTGTTCGTCGTGGCCTCGCTCGTGGGTGGGCTGTCGAGCTCTCCCGAGGTTCTGATCGGCGCGCGAGTCGTGCAGGGTGTCGCATCGGCCACAGCTGCTCCGGCAGTGCTCGCGCTCGTCTCCACGATGGCCAAGGACGAGAACGCTCGGAGGAAGGTGCTCGCTTCCTTCACTGTGGTGTCGGCAGTGGGTGCTTCCGCGGGCCTGGTCCTGGGAGGTGTCCTCACGGACCTGCTGTCCTGGCGCTGGGGTCTTCTCATCAATGTCCCCATCGGGATCGTCGTGATCATCGTTGTCAGAAAGCTCGTCCGAGACGGAGCACCGCACGCGACAGGTAAGTTCGACGTGCCGGGTGCAGCGTTCGCGACCCTCGGCTCCGTCGCGTTGGTCTGGGGCTTCGTCAACGCCGGCGACAACGGATGGACCTCGGCCGGCACGCCGTTGTTCTTCGGCGCTGCTCTCGTCTCCATTGCCTTGCTCGTACTCGTGGAGCGGCGTGCGGTGAACCCGCTCATCGCGATCCATCTGCTCAAGCAACGCGCTCGGGTCGGGGCGCTCGCCAACATGGGGCTGACTCTCGGAGCGCAGGCGTCGATGCTGTTCTTCATCGCGCAGTATCTCCAGCGCGTTCTCGATTTCAGTCCGTTGCTCGCGGGCGTCGGTTTCCTGCCGCTCACCGCCACGATCTTCATCGTCACCAGATGGGTACCGGGCTGGGCCGGCCGTCTCGGATCGCGGCCACTGCTCCTGGTCGGCGGCGCACTGCTCGTCGCCAGCTTCCTGGGCTGGTCCGGGCTCGACACCTCGAGCACCTACTGGCATGTCGTGATCCCGTTGGTCATCCACGCGTTCGGCTGCGCACTCATCTTCACCGCGGGCACGCTGCTCGCCATGGACGGCGTACCAGACAGCGACGCGGGCTCCGCCTCGGGAATGCTCCAGATGATCCAACAAATAGGCGGCGCCCTGGGCATCGCCATCGTCGTCTCTGTCTACGCGACGGGCTCGGTCACCGGCCAGTTCGTGCCGGGACTCCAGGGCGCCTTCTTCACCGGCGGCGGTCTTGCGGCGCTGGCGGCGATCATCGCAAGCGTCACTGTCGGGAGCCGGCGGCGGAGTCGGTGGCCGCAAGAGTTAGAAGGCACCGGTGCCTCGTACCCACAGATTCCAGCCAAACCATAA